In a genomic window of Dermacentor albipictus isolate Rhodes 1998 colony unplaced genomic scaffold, USDA_Dalb.pri_finalv2 scaffold_18, whole genome shotgun sequence:
- the LOC135908748 gene encoding innexin shaking-B-like, with product MLDIIRSLKSLLKTSRVHIDNEVFRLHYTATVIILLAFCIVVTTKQFVGDPIDCSKSTDVPQSVINTYCWIHATYSVTSLMRRDLDTIVYPGVGPGSSTNVLSGTKDHKYHRYYQWVCFMLFFQATLFYLPRWLWKFWEGGKIQALMMDLDVGMCGEAEKKQKKKLLVDYLVSSLKQHDWYVARYFFCELLALVNVVGQMFLMDRFFDGEFLTYGLDVIRFLDQDDEERVDPMVRVFPRVTKCQFFKFGQSGNRETHDAICILPLNIVNEKIYIFLWFWFILLAAVTGMVVLFRVIITACPPVRVYLLNLRFRIVHLDHLHTVVRRGSLGDWFLIYMLGQNVDSIIFKEVIAEMAKRMTTEPKESSA from the coding sequence ATGCTGGATATAATCCGCAGCCTGAAATCGCTCCTCAAGACTAGTCGCGTGCACATCGACAATGAGGTATTTCGCCTACATTACACGGCCACAGTGATAATACTACTGGCCTTCTGCATCGTCGTTACGACTAAACAGTTTGTTGGTGACCCGATTGACTGCTCCAAGTCTACGGACGTGCCTCAGAGCGTCATCAATACCTACTGCTGGATTCATGCTACTTACAGCGTTACGAGCCTCATGCGGAGGGACCTGGACACTATTGTGTACCCTGGCGTCGGACCAGGCAGCTCTACCAACGTGCTCAGCGGAACCAAAGATCACAAGTATCACAGATACTACCAGTGGGTCTGCTTCATGCTGTTCTTTCAGGCCACACTGTTCTACCTTCCACGATGgctgtggaagttctgggagggTGGCAAAATCCAAGCTCTCATGATGGACCTGGACGTGGGAATGTGTGGTGAAgcggaaaagaaacaaaagaagaagCTCTTGGTTGActaccttgtctccagcctgaaGCAGCACGACTGGTACGTGGCGCGGTACTTCTTCTGCGAGCTGCTCGCGCTCGTCAACGTGGTGGGCCAGATGTTCCTCATGGACCGCTTCTTCGACGGCGAGTTCCTCACCTACGGGCTGGACGTGATCCGCTTCCTGGACCAGGACGACGAGGAACGCGTAGACCCCATGGTCCGAGTGTTCCCGAGGGTCACCAAGTGCCAGTTCTTCAAGTTTGGCCAGTCAGGAAACCGGGAGACGCACGACGCGATTTGCATTCTACCACTGAACATAGTCAACGAGAAAATCTACATCTTTCTGTGGTTCTGGTTCATCTTGCTCGCGGCTGTCACTGGCATGGTGGTGCTATTTCGCGTTATCATCACTGCCTGCCCGCCAGTGCGCGTGTACCTCCTGAACCTGCGTTTTCGCATCGTGCACCTGGACCACCTGCACACCGTGGTGCGGCGGGGCTCTCTCGGGGACTGGTTCCTAATCTATATGCTTGGTCAGAACGTTGATTCCATCATCTTCAAGGAGGTGATCGCTGAGATGGCCAAGCGAATGACCACCGAGCCCAAGGAGTCGTCCGCATGA